A part of bacterium genomic DNA contains:
- a CDS encoding type II toxin-antitoxin system RelE/ParE family toxin: MAEVKWTEQAADDLQAIAEFIAHDSPEYACLFATDVMAVVDRIAAFPKIGRVVPEMSNPDIREVILGNYRIVYRLQGYCVEILTVYHSARLFDPSKLN; this comes from the coding sequence ATGGCTGAGGTGAAGTGGACTGAGCAGGCTGCGGATGATCTGCAAGCCATCGCTGAGTTCATTGCCCATGACTCGCCGGAATACGCTTGCCTCTTCGCAACAGATGTAATGGCTGTCGTTGATCGGATTGCCGCTTTCCCAAAGATCGGAAGAGTGGTGCCCGAAATGTCTAACCCTGACATTCGTGAAGTTATTCTTGGCAATTACAGGATTGTCTACCGGTTGCAGGGATATTGTGTGGAAATCCTCACGGTGTATCACAGCGCCAGATTGTTTGATCCGTCAAAACTGAATTAG